From a single Parambassis ranga chromosome 2, fParRan2.1, whole genome shotgun sequence genomic region:
- the mdh1b gene encoding putative malate dehydrogenase 1B, with amino-acid sequence MAKFVLAGKADCPHYAKAELLADTLKRSLPDFRVHKLCMHPGEWKEWLEAMCERNGWKHEHSPLVWRELVEQGGKGMLLGGFSDFLDHCQDFYGITSDMSTDLMLSITAENVEAKMNLIAEEQHHVSLIKPLHIWISGACSTTCQLLIPSLLSAEVFPGISAVSLHLLHLEGNTEELCGLKMEIEDLALSMLHQATVHTDLEEAFQEADVVLLLDDRCSCGENEDNPKEISEIYRQYGRLIDTRANKQVKVIVSGDLFVNLRCSLLVDSAHSINSHQFVAMATQLENEARALIAEQLKVKAADITDVIVWGNISGIFYIDLQRARVFNYDGAIKGPAFFSLPVQEVFCDRKWLETDFQHSVRHQREAVAAKTGQAPAMSAANGILTLLKAWNGTGKPDEVMSLGLLCPGSYNLPEGIVLSVPATFTDGKWSVLFDVSIEDKLMEQLQQCGNELQQEKELVSDSCK; translated from the exons ATGGCGAAATTCGTGCTTGCTG GGAAAGCGGACTGCCCTCACTACGCCAAAGCGGAACTTTTAGCGGACACTCTGAAGCGGTCCCTGCCAGACTTCAGGGTCCATAAACTGTGCATGCATCCAGGGGAGTGGAAG GAATGGCTGGAGGCCATGTGCGAAAGAAACGGCTGGAAACATGAACATTCACCTTTAGTTTGGAGGGAACTAGTGGAACAAGGAGGCAAAGGGATGCTGTTAGGAGGCTTTAGTGACTTCCTAGACCACTGCCAG GACTTCTACGGCATCACATCAGACATGAGCACAGATTTGATGCTGAGCATTACTGCAGAGAATGTGGAGGCCAAGATGAACCTTATCGCTGAAGAGCAGCATCATGTCAGCCTGATCAAACCCCTCCACATATGGATCAGCGG tgcctgcagcacaacgTGTCAACTCCTGATCCCCAGCCTGCTCTCTGCTGAGGTGTTCCCCGGCATCTCTGCAGTcagcctccacctcctgcacctGGAGGGGAATACAGAAGAGCTGTGTGGGCTGAAGATGGAGATTGAGGACCTGGCACTCAGTATGCTCCACCAG GCGACCGTTCATACAGATCTGGAGGAAGCATTCCAGGAAGCAGAcgtggtcctgctgctggacgATCGGTGCTCTTGTGGAGAGAACGAGGACAACCCAAAGGAAATCTCAGAAATCTACAGACAGTACGGACGACTGATCGACACCCGAGCCAACAAGCAGGTGAAGGTGATCGTGTCCGGTGATTTATTTGTCAACCTGAGATGCTCGCTTCTAGTGGACAGTGCACACTCCATCAACAGCCACCAATTTGTCGCTATGGCAACTCAGCTGGAGAATGAAGCCAGGGCTTTGATTGCTGAGCAGCTGAAAGTAAAGGCAGCAG ATATCACAGACGTCATCGTGTGGGGAAACATCAGTGGCATTTTTTACATCGACCTACAGAGAGCCAGGGTTTTCAACTATGATGGGGCAATCAAAGGGCCAGCTTTCTTCTCTCTACCAGTCCAAGAGGTTTTTTGTGACAG GAAGTGGTTGGAAACAGACTTTCAACACTCGGTACGCCATCAACGTGAAGCTGTGGCTGCAAAGACCGGCCAGGCACCCGCCATGTCTGCCGCCAACGGCATCCTCACTCTCTTAAAGGCCTGGAATGGCACTGGAAAACCAGATGAGGTGATGTCTCTGGGTCTGCTTTGCCCAG GCTCCTACAACCTCCCAGAGGGCATTGTGCTCTCAGTTCCAGCGACCTTTACAGATGGTAAATGGTCCGTGCTATTTGATGTGAGCATTGAAGACAAACTGAtggaacagctgcagcagtgtggaAATGAACTGCAGCAG GAAAAAGAGCTGGTATCAGACAGCTGCAAATAA
- the fastkd2 gene encoding FAST kinase domain-containing protein 2, mitochondrial: MSARVTEEVMRCGLRFCSRRSLWQQRSILKTASIKNTFCQQLVPILAPAQSHTSFSWDHVRSVRFYSQGRNRTELEEKEQLSSLLADVQHETSPELIQMKSPFFNLLQRCGSPSDVLDLTCQYSPTNRQVSSCLNHMWTTTKKMSEEQRRYELQLMFEHPAFDSLLQRAMKVVKHMRLDNVAYSLLSMVNLGVPQQSRVVQTFLRICQEKLNEFDEKSLSILASCLGQMESSPNVEGLKDGMRVIVEARLPGIKSVIAFQTMMRVVGKDAPKDLKAKLEKKALSMTDQFSLPNTQYMITTMATTGFYSKPLLDVCSKKIAENLHGVPFSRLFRLLLCCKELLYRDLDLFNAISDYVVSTLDIWTNKQLLLFLFMFQSLAFCPASLMEAVAEKVIANPNILTRKDLLCVLKVYSSLNYDLQDRRQQFLDSLSHAVHSYLPKMSAFDLLKCVYCLCLLGHFPSAPLQQLLQSSVLDQLAASKSSKIREGMFQMVDLCLRLDRPPLPQQLSVPATVLGDPTAVSLPVNPCLSQSLQKVLGDKAQWNLQEMLVVENVYVIDGVITKTQLNQEASSAAGEEVSPAESSQRIAVLYTLPSAFCFGTTTPRGALAVKIRHLKILGYTPVLVMEQEMQLLSEKRRTDALREQIFPEHHMSEPRTEKEGLGL; this comes from the exons ATGTCTGCCAGGGTGACAGAGGAGGTCATGAGATGTGGTCTGCGATTTTGCAGCCGCAGGTCTCTATGGCAACAGCGCAGCATCCTGAAGACGGCATCAATCAAGAACACATTCTGTCAACAGTTAGTACCGATTTTGGCACCAGCGCAGAGCCACACGTCGTTCTCTTGGGACCATGTGAGGTCTGTAAGGTTCTACTCACAGGGGAGGAATCGCACtgagctggaggagaaggagcagctGTCTTCACTGCTGGCTGATGTCCAACATGAGACATCCCCTGAGCTCATACAGATGAAGTCCCCTTTCTTCAACCTCTTGCAGCGCTGTGGTTCCCCATCTGATGTGCTGGACCTCACCTGCCAGTACTCACCCACAAACCGACAGGTCAGTAGCTGCCTGAACCACATGTGGACCACCACTAAGAAGATGTCAGAGGAGCAGCGGCGGTAcgagctgcagctgatgtttgAGCATCCAGCTTTTGACAGTCTCCTGCAAAGGGCCATGAAGGTTGTGAAGCACATGCGCCTTGACAACGTGGCTTACTCTCTCCTGAGCATGGTCAATCTAGGTGTTCCTCAGCAGAGCCGCGTGGTCCAGACTTTTCTTCGAATCTGTCAG GAGAAGCTGAATGAGTTTGATGAGAAGAGTTTGTCCATCTTGGCCTCCTGCCTTGGACAGATGGAGAGCAGCCCCAATGTTGAAGGACTTAAGGATGGAATGAG GGTAATAGTCGAAGCCCGCCTTCCTGGCATCAAGAGCGTTATTGCGTTCCAGACCATGATGCGTGTGGTGGGCAAAGATGCCCCAAAGGACCTCAAAGCTAAACTAGAG AAAAAGGCCTTATCAATGACAGACCAGTTCAGCCTTCCCAACACCCAGTACATGATCACCACTATGGCAACCACAGGCTTCTACTCCAAACCACTGCTGGATGTTTGCAGTAAAAAAATCGCAG AAAACCTGCATGGGGTCCCCTTTAGCAGGCTGTTtagactgctgctgtgctgcaagGAGCTGCTCTACAGAGACTTGGATCTTTTCAATGCCATCTCAGACTATGTTGTTTCTACACTAGACATTTGGACCAACAAACAG ctgcttctcttcctgtttaTGTTTCAAAGCCTCGCCTTCTGTCCTGCTTCCTTAATGGAGGCTGTTGCTGAGAAAGTAATCGCCAACCCCAACATCCTGACGCGTAAGGACCTCTTATGTGTCCTCAAGGTGTACTCCTCGCTCAACTATGATCTGCAGGACCGGAGGCAGCA GTTTCTGGATAGCCTCAGCCACGCCGTGCATTCCTACCTGCCAAAGATGTCTGCTTTTGAtttgttaaagtgtgtgtaCTGTCTCTGTCTACTGGGACACTTCCCTTCTGcacctctgcagcagctcttaCAGAGTAGTGTCCTGGATCAGCTGGCAG CTTCAAAGTCTTCTAAGATCAGGGAGGGGATGTTTCAGATGGTGGACCTGTGTCTCCGGCTCGaccgtcctcctcttcctcagcagctTTCTGTCCCTGCAACTGTCCTGGGAGACCCCACAGCCGTCAGCCTGCCAGTCAATCCTTGTCTCTCTCAGAGCTTGCAGAAAGTGCTGGGAGACAAGGCGCAGTGgaatctgcaggaaatgctgGTGGTGGAGAATGTCTATGTCATCG ACGGTGTTATAACCAAAACTCAGCTGAACCAAGAAGCGAGTAGCGCTGCAGGGGAAGAGGTTtcaccagcagagagcagtcagag AATCGCCGTCCTTTACACTCTGCCGTCAGCCTTTTGCTTTGGTACGACCACCCCCCGCGGTGCACTGGCTGTCAAGATTCGCCATTTGAAGATCCTGGGATACACACCAGTCCTG GTGATGGAGCAGGAGATGCAGCTTCTGTCTGAGAAAAGAAGGACTGACGCCCTCAGGGAGCAGATTTTTCCAGAACACCACATGTCTGAACCTCGAACTGAAAAGGAAGGACTGGGACTGTGA
- the retreg2 gene encoding reticulophagy regulator 2, producing the protein MASGEEARRRPSVTSSSVGLEALFPAGTSEQACGDGNPELVRLRERLQGWLSQYEPLLLWVQRLLVWERPLYSISVALTLNTLFWLLSSTSLRPLFLLSVSLLGLMLLERWKPKLPIITIQHAEAQPAQSETMSVEQRLLSVPELSHHLVESYLTCCLYLQEMLQYKRQNHGKFCVMMCSGSFVLAVVGHYVPGIMISYIIVLSVLLWPLVVYHELIQRMYTGLEPILMKLDYSMKGETEHRKHDKRKVKKEVEEGDEPRAETESESEEELCCFAPTVDVKTTALAMAITDSELSDEEASILESGGFSVSRATTPQLTDFSEDLDQQSLQSDPEEPYLRDLPEFPSVEEFPSIEHSLLHFPLRGQGDGAAAQLEGEPLSPASLLIQHLASPLHFVNTHFNGHGRPPGSEERMLPVPGRGQEGEGKEAVVTQGTQRSLEALSEEIVTTAISAVVQNTLSALLRSSEASEEPTLAEFLPTESLPGALETTTANTTVTTVGVLGPDEDRDEAITTESSTGEEFPDDTLVPTEEEDFELLDQSELEQVDEGLDLGSDRQLAAGAPDSSSPHHPPQS; encoded by the exons ATGGCGAGCGGAGAGGAGGCCAGAAGACGCCCCTCGGTTACCTCCTCTTCGGTTGGCCTGGAGGCTTTATTCCCTGCCGGGACATCGGAGCAAGCCTGCGGGGACGGAAACCCCGAGCTTGTCCGTCTGCGGGAGCGTCTCCAGGGTTGGTTATCGCAGTACGAGCCCCTGCTGTTATGGGTGCAGAGGCTGCTGGTCTGGGAGAGGCCGCTGTACAGCATCTCTGTCGCCCTGACACTCAACACATTATTCTG gctcctgtcctccaccTCCCTGCGCCCTCTGTTCCTGCTGAGTGTGTCCCTGCTGGGACTCATGCTGCTGGAGAGATGGAAGCCCAAGTTGCCCATAATTACTA tTCAGCATGCAGAGGCTCAACCTGCACAAAG TGAAACAATGAGTGTGGAGCAACGGCTGCTGAGTGTCCCTGAGCTCAGTCACCACCTGGTCGAGAGCTACCTGACCTGCTGCCTGTATCTGCAGGAGATGCTGCAGTACAAACGACAAAACCACGGCAAG TTCTGTGTGATGATGTGCAGCGGCTCTTTTGTGCTTGCTGTGGTTGGACATTATGTTCCAGGAATAATGATCTCCTACATTATAG TCCTGAGTGTGCTGCTGTGGCCGTTGGTGGTTTACCATGAGCTAATCCAGAGGATGTACACGGGCTTGGAACCAATCCTGATGAAACTGGACTACAGCATGAAAGGAGAAACCGAGCACCGCAAGCATGACAAGAGGA AGGtgaagaaggaggtggaggagggcgaCGAGCCCAGAGCTGAAACCGAAAGTGAGAGTGAGGAAGAGCTGTGCTGCTTTGCTCCAAcg gTGGATGTGAAGACTACAGCGCTGGCTATGGCCATCACAGACTCAGAACTGTCGGATGAAGAGGCATCCATCTTGGAGAGTGGAGGATTCTCAGTGTCCAGAGCCACCACTCCTCAGCTCACTGATTTCTCTGAAG ACTTGGACCAGCAGAGTCTACAAAGTGACCCAGAGGAGCCCTACTTGCGGGATCTCCCTGAGTTCCCCTCGGTGGAGGAGTTCCCGTCCATTGAGCACAGTCTGCTTCACTTCCCTCTACGAGGTCAGGGAGacggagctgctgctcagtTAGAAGGGGAACCTTTGAGCCCTGCCAGCCTCCTTATCCAGCACCTAGCGTCCCCTCTCCACTTTGTGAACACGCATTTCAATGGACATGGCCGGCCACCGGGAAGTGAGGAGCGCATGCTGCCTGTCCCAGGGAGAGggcaggagggagaggggaaggAAGCCGTGGTGACCCAGGGCACGCAGCGCTCCTTGGAGGCCTTGAGTGAGGAGATTGTGACCACAGCCATCTCTGCTGTTGTCCAGAACACTCTGTCGGCCCTGCTGCGCTCCAGTGAGGCCAGCGAGGAGCCCACCCTGGCTGAGTTCCTGCCCACTGAAAGCTTACCGGGCGCTCTGGAGACCACCACTGCTAACACTACAGTCACTACAGTTGGTGTGCTGGGTCCAGATGAGGACCGGGATGAGGCAATCACGACAGAGAGCAGCACTGGTGAGGAGTTCCCCGATGACACACTAGTCCcgacggaggaggaggactttGAGCTTTTGGACCAAAGTGAACTGGAGCAGGTGGACGAGGGCCTGGACCTCggctcagacagacagctggCGGCAGGAGCTCCAGACTCGTCATCTCCCCATCATCCACCACAGTCATAG